From a region of the Synchiropus splendidus isolate RoL2022-P1 unplaced genomic scaffold, RoL_Sspl_1.0 HiC_scaffold_24, whole genome shotgun sequence genome:
- the LOC128751755 gene encoding uncharacterized protein LOC128751755 — protein MNCGAGNVRSLCSCGDNMSSTSDFLRSRGVSGDIISLMEEQRIDSDVISLMDDESLANYIPCYGDRIALFNFCKTKQPPLKRKNGLLEKKKMKLRNESAKGDTASKTKIQQIKRQKTTRNVAIGWIHNDGKIAKQVREKQGGGTRKVKMSTEAGLKDILEEGKKLFFPGGISPKGSELDFEFEVWDFKQNCLTDDTCQSIGNMYEAAKLTLLRFYIATRRKDEQDDASTTTGEVLALSHNGSENNSAEIEEVTVESSEVYVSLDISVDSEITFGPTYDAEEDTEVTLIYDGPAMPLSPPDPPDAMTITVHYSDTLNDMITAFSDDAILNKSLNVKRILPDNREEAGVGSGVLRDVLSCFWQEFYERCTLGTIVTVPFIRHDFPEEKWKAVGRILVKGYQDCCYFPNKLAFPFLEQVLFNCVYSDPKAHFLQFVSSQERDVLMEAMKDFSEVDLDDLVEVLDSYGCRRRITAETFPTILLEIAHKELVQKPMFVIDCWREVTLQHISISPEALNKLCSDLQPTSKKVCQLLRFATDLTPKQKEVASHLKKFIRELDEVKLQKFLRFCTGSDLVVTDTILVEFQEMTEFTRRPVGHTCGKVLHIAESYENFPDFRSEFNAVLESNVWMMDIV, from the exons ATGAATTGTGGGGCGGGAAACGTCAGATCGCTGTGTAGCTGTGGAGACAACATGTCATCGACCAGTGACTTTTTGCGCAGTCGAGGAGTTTCAGGGGACATCATCTCActtatggaggagcagagg ATTGATAGTGACGTCATCTCACTGATGGATGATGAAAGTCTTGCCAATTACATCCCCTGTTATGGAGACCgaattgctctcttcaattTTTGCAAGACAAAACAGCccccattaaaaagaaaaaacggacttttggaaaaaaaaaaaatgaaactcagaAATGAAAGTGCGAAAGGGGACACTGCCTCAAAAACGAAAATACAACAGATTAAGAGGCAGAAAACCACAAGAAATGTTGCGATTGGATGGATACACAATGAtggaaaaatagcaaaacaggTGAGGGAGAAGCAGGGAGGAGGTACCAGAAAGGTTAAAATGTCCACAGAAGCTGGGTTAAAGGACATtcttgaggagggaaaaaaactgtttttccctGGTGGAATTTCTCCTAAAGGATCTGAATTGGACTTCGAGTTTGAGGTGTGGGATTTCAAACAGAATTGCCTCACTGATGACACCTGCCAGTCCATTGGCAATATGTACGAGGCAGCAAAACTGACGTTGTTGCGTTTTTACATTGCAACAAGGCGAAAAGATGAGCAAGATGATGCCAGCACAACGACAGGGGAAGTCTTGGCTTTGTCACACAATGGCAGTGAAAACAACTCTGCAGAAATTGAGGAGGTCACAGTTGAATCAAGTGAAGTCTACGTATCTTTGGACATTTCTGTTGATTCAGAAATTACTTTTGGTCCCACATATGATGCAGAGGAAGATACAGAGGTCACATTGATTTACGATGGTCCAGCTATGCCTCTCAGTCCACCTGATCCACCAGATGCGATGACAATAACTGTTCACTACTCTGACACATTGAATGATATGATTACAGCTTTCTCTGATGACGCCATCTTGAACAAATCACTGAATGTGAAACGCATATTACCAGATAAtagagaagaagcaggtgtGGGATCTGGAGTGCTGAGGGATGTTCTTAGCTGCTTCTGGCAAGAATTCTATGAACGATGCACCCTTGGTACAATAGTTACAGTGCCATTCATCCGCCATGATTTTCCTGAGGAAAAGTGGAAAGCAGTTGGGAGAATCCTTGTTAAAGGTTACCAAGATTGTTGCTATTTCCCAAACAAACTTGCATTTCCCTTCCTCGAACAAGTGCTTTTCAACTGTGTTTACAGTGATCCGAAAGCCCATTTCCTGCAGTTTGTGAGCAGCCAGGAACGAGATGTGTTGATGGAAGCAATGAAGGACTTTTCTGAAGTGGACCTAGATGATCTTGTTGAAGTACTTGACAGCTATGGATGTAGAAGGAGAATCACAGCTGAAACCTTTCCCACAATACTGCTGGAAATAGCACACAAAGAGCTGGTCCAAAAGCCCATGTTTGTTATAGACTGCTGGAGGGAGGTTACTCTTCAGCATATCTCCATCAGTCCTGAAGCACTGAACAAATTGTGCTCTGACTTGCAACCAACTTCAAAAAAAGTCTGCCAACTGCTGAGATTTGCGACTGATTTAACCCCAAAGCAGAAAGAAGTGGCAAGTCATCTGAAAAAGTTCATCAGAGAGTTGGATGAAGTCAAACTTCAGAAGTTTCTCCGGTTTTGCACTGGCTCTGATCTTGTTGTTACAGACACCATTCTTGTGGAATTCCAGGAAATGACAGAGTTCACGAGAAGACCCGTGGGGCACACCTGTGGGAAAGTTCTGCATATTGCTGAAAGCTATGAAAATTTCCCAGATTTCCGATCAGAATTCAATGCAGTTCTCGAAAGCAATGTTTGGATGATGgacattgtttaa